A stretch of the Terriglobia bacterium genome encodes the following:
- a CDS encoding HD domain-containing phosphohydrolase codes for MLHSGPQAPSRILVVDDEPEIVAFIGELFMSRGYEVLGLSDSREASGKFDSFQPDACVFDFRMPHHSGADLLDMIKKKDPRIEVIFLTAQDEASLAVNLMKRGATDFLLKPVEVNQLLLSIGRALEHRRLIIENENYRLHLEQLVLEKTKALNQALTSLNHVHSATLDALSMALDFRDQSTSGHSRRVADLTAGAAQTMGIRDSALVQIEHGALLHDIGKLKIPDSILWKPAKLDEEEWQTMRRHAEYGYEFLSNVEFLKGAAEIVYTHHEKFDGTGYPRKLRGEQIPFGARVFMVVDTVDAMIYKRPYNTPVRFSEAATEVRRCSGTQFDPGLVEPTLEYLSQHVPEELR; via the coding sequence ATGCTTCATTCAGGCCCGCAAGCTCCATCGCGTATCCTTGTCGTCGACGACGAACCTGAAATAGTCGCATTTATTGGAGAGTTATTCATGAGCCGGGGGTACGAAGTCCTGGGCCTGTCCGATTCCCGCGAAGCCTCCGGGAAATTCGACTCATTCCAGCCAGACGCCTGTGTCTTCGATTTCAGAATGCCGCACCACTCCGGCGCCGACCTGCTGGACATGATCAAGAAAAAAGATCCCCGCATCGAGGTGATCTTTCTGACCGCACAGGATGAAGCCTCCCTGGCCGTCAACCTCATGAAACGCGGAGCGACCGATTTTCTATTGAAGCCGGTTGAGGTGAATCAACTCCTGCTCTCCATCGGCCGCGCGCTCGAACACCGGCGCCTGATCATCGAAAACGAGAATTACCGGCTGCATCTCGAGCAACTGGTGCTTGAAAAAACCAAAGCTCTCAATCAAGCATTGACCAGTCTGAATCATGTGCATTCCGCAACGCTCGATGCGCTTTCGATGGCGCTGGATTTTCGCGATCAGAGCACGAGCGGCCACTCCCGGCGCGTCGCCGATCTGACGGCCGGGGCCGCGCAAACCATGGGTATCCGCGATTCGGCGCTCGTCCAGATCGAGCATGGCGCGCTATTGCACGACATCGGCAAGCTCAAAATACCGGACAGCATTCTCTGGAAGCCGGCGAAACTCGACGAGGAGGAATGGCAGACCATGCGGCGCCACGCCGAATACGGATATGAATTCCTGAGCAATGTGGAGTTCCTGAAGGGAGCGGCGGAGATCGTGTACACCCACCACGAGAAATTCGATGGTACCGGATATCCGCGGAAGCTGCGAGGCGAGCAGATTCCGTTCGGTGCTCGCGTATTTATGGTGGTCGACACGGTGGACGCGATGATCTACAAACGGCCGTACAACACCCCCGTTCGATTCAGCGAGGCCGCCACCGAAGTTCGCCGCTGCTCCGGCACGCAATTCGATCCCGGTCTTGTCGAACCTACGCTGGAGTACCTGAGTCAGCACGTGCCCGAAGAACTGAGATAG
- a CDS encoding sigma-54 dependent transcriptional regulator translates to MTTSNIHRADSIARKDGTGPRKTKVLIVDDEPAIREVLEMILQEWGYDVRLASDGAEAKEMVESYDPDIVISDVVMPQLSGLDLLRCLKAGNPNRPVILITAHASIDLAVESMKQGAQDFITKPMDYPKLRAILKASESDIEMRQTSRKLTSQLESGSGFGEFVGSSKAMRDVYDLIQSLSSSDASAIITGESGTGKELAARTIHRLSKRADGAFIAVNSAAIPETLIESEVFGHEKGAFTGAVGTRPGCFELASGGTLFLDEIGEMPLQLQPKLLRVLEDGKVRRLGGKQEFEFDVRVIAATNQEPRTAIQEGRLREDLYYRLTVFTVQLPPLRDRKEDIPLLAQHFISEFNKKHNVSVESLRNDALEMLMAYNWPGNVREFRNVMERALILARGEWVETIHLPLDLRHPSPESSTKIVLPLGITAAEAERELILKTLEKTNHNKAEAARQLGLDVKTIRNKLKSYKIED, encoded by the coding sequence GTGACGACTTCAAATATCCATAGAGCCGATTCAATAGCACGCAAAGACGGTACAGGCCCAAGAAAGACGAAGGTCCTGATCGTCGACGACGAACCCGCAATCCGCGAAGTTCTTGAAATGATCCTCCAGGAGTGGGGTTATGACGTCCGTCTGGCATCAGATGGGGCGGAGGCCAAGGAGATGGTCGAATCCTACGATCCGGACATCGTCATCTCCGACGTGGTAATGCCGCAGCTCTCCGGCCTCGATTTGCTGCGTTGCCTGAAGGCCGGCAACCCGAACAGGCCCGTCATTCTCATCACGGCGCACGCAAGTATCGACCTTGCCGTCGAATCGATGAAACAAGGAGCGCAGGATTTCATCACCAAGCCAATGGATTATCCGAAGCTGCGGGCCATCCTGAAGGCCTCGGAATCCGACATCGAGATGCGGCAGACCTCGCGCAAGCTCACCTCGCAGCTGGAAAGCGGCTCGGGATTCGGCGAATTCGTGGGCAGCAGCAAGGCGATGCGTGATGTGTACGACCTTATTCAAAGCCTGAGCTCGAGCGACGCGTCCGCCATCATTACCGGCGAAAGCGGAACCGGAAAAGAGCTCGCCGCCCGCACCATCCACCGCCTGAGCAAACGCGCCGACGGAGCGTTCATTGCGGTCAACTCCGCGGCAATTCCGGAAACCCTGATCGAAAGCGAAGTCTTCGGGCATGAGAAAGGCGCGTTTACCGGAGCGGTTGGAACCCGGCCGGGCTGTTTCGAACTCGCCAGCGGCGGCACGTTGTTTCTTGACGAGATCGGTGAAATGCCGCTGCAACTCCAGCCGAAACTGCTGCGCGTGCTCGAAGACGGCAAGGTTCGCCGGCTCGGCGGAAAGCAGGAATTTGAATTCGACGTCCGCGTGATCGCGGCGACGAATCAGGAACCACGGACCGCCATTCAGGAAGGCCGGCTGCGCGAAGATCTCTACTACCGCTTGACCGTATTCACCGTGCAGTTGCCTCCCTTGCGCGACCGCAAGGAAGACATTCCGCTGCTCGCCCAGCATTTCATCTCGGAATTCAACAAGAAGCACAACGTCAGCGTGGAGTCTTTGCGAAACGATGCGCTGGAAATGCTGATGGCGTATAACTGGCCGGGAAATGTCCGCGAGTTCAGGAACGTGATGGAACGAGCCCTGATTCTCGCGCGCGGAGAGTGGGTCGAAACCATCCATCTACCGCTCGACCTCCGGCATCCCAGCCCCGAATCTTCGACCAAGATCGTGCTGCCGCTCGGCATCACGGCAGCCGAGGCCGAACGCGAGCTCATCCTCAAGACGCTCGAGAAAACCAATCACAACAAGGCTGAGGCCGCGCGGCAGCTCGGCCTGGATGTCAAAACCATCCGGAACAAGCTCAAGAGTTACAAAATCGAGGATTGA
- a CDS encoding HAMP domain-containing sensor histidine kinase, translated as MVWLSLLAATGIIFYLAARSSRLVQQNRQMKARFIELDQMKKNFISHVSHELKAPLASMQETTHLMLERIPGPLTEKQQRLLDLNLQSGKRLAQMIGNILDLSRLEAGIVEYDMQPADIADLMHNVVLELSSQARERSLRILTDIQREPLLVECDPNRMVQLFTNLLENAVHFSHKGGFIGVHVRTIPQLPRMPHNARTRIANRASNGFALIGVSDSGPGIEDHHKESVFHTFHQAKQGKKSPGESLGLGLAISRAVVEAHKGTIWVEDNPSGGAIFFVLLPRVAAESGTLAQAS; from the coding sequence ATGGTCTGGCTATCGCTGCTGGCGGCGACCGGTATCATCTTTTACCTCGCGGCCCGATCGTCGCGGCTCGTCCAGCAGAACCGGCAGATGAAGGCGCGGTTCATCGAGCTGGACCAGATGAAAAAGAACTTCATTTCCCACGTTTCGCACGAGCTGAAGGCTCCGCTTGCGTCCATGCAGGAGACGACGCATCTGATGCTGGAGCGGATTCCGGGTCCGCTCACCGAAAAGCAGCAGCGGCTCCTCGATCTCAACCTGCAAAGCGGCAAGCGCCTGGCGCAGATGATCGGCAATATCCTGGACCTCTCGCGGCTCGAAGCCGGAATCGTCGAATACGATATGCAACCCGCGGATATCGCCGATCTCATGCACAATGTCGTGCTCGAGCTCAGCTCGCAGGCCCGCGAGCGGTCGCTGCGCATTCTGACGGATATTCAACGCGAGCCGCTGCTGGTCGAATGCGATCCCAATCGCATGGTGCAGCTGTTCACGAACCTGCTCGAAAATGCCGTCCATTTCTCGCACAAAGGCGGATTCATTGGAGTTCACGTGCGAACCATCCCGCAGCTGCCGAGGATGCCTCACAACGCCCGAACGCGAATTGCAAATCGCGCCTCGAACGGATTCGCGCTGATCGGGGTTTCGGATTCGGGGCCGGGCATCGAGGATCACCACAAGGAGTCCGTCTTTCACACATTTCATCAGGCAAAACAGGGCAAAAAGAGCCCCGGTGAAAGCCTCGGGCTCGGACTCGCCATCTCCCGCGCCGTCGTCGAAGCTCACAAAGGAACCATCTGGGTGGAAGACAATCCGTCAGGCGGAGCGATCTTTTTTGTGCTGTTGCCGCGTGTTGCGGCCGAGAGCGGGACGCTGGCGCAAGCGTCTTAG